The Manihot esculenta cultivar AM560-2 chromosome 11, M.esculenta_v8, whole genome shotgun sequence genome includes a region encoding these proteins:
- the LOC110625579 gene encoding AAA-ATPase ASD, mitochondrial — protein MSMTEMWTQLGSAIAGLMFVWAMYERYFPYQLQEYVERYCQKLVALVSPYFQIVFDEYTGEDLKRSEVYAAIQSYLSANSSMRAKRLKADVVKDSHSVLLTMDDHEEITDNFNGIKVWWTSIKNKPNKQSFSFYPELDERRYFKLAVHRRYREIIVKSYIDHVIKEGKAVAVKNRQRKLYTNNPSDNWYGWKATKWSHVVFEHPASFDTLAMATKEKEEIMKDLVKFSKGKSYYAKIGKAWKRGYLLYGPPGTGKSTMIAAMANFLNYDVYDLELTTVKDNSELRKLLIDTTSKSIIVIEDIDCSLDLTGQRKPKKEKEEDKDGEGKDPISKKKKEEEAENKKISKVTLSGLLNFIDGIWSACGGEKIIVFTTNYVEKLDPALIRRGRMDKHIEMSYCCFEAFKVLAQNYLDVESHELFAKIRNLLEETKMTPADVAENLMPKSEDEDEESCLKKLIAALEEAKEEEARKKSEEEAKLKAEQEKEREKEKATEEEEKEKGNGKLKENGF, from the coding sequence ATGAGCATGACAGAGATGTGGACTCAGCTGGGTTCAGCAATTGCTGGCCTAATGTTTGTATGGGCTATGTATGAACGATACTTCCCTTATCAACTTCAAGAATACGTTGAGAGATATTGTCAGAAGCTTGTGGCTCTTGTCTCCCCTTATTTCCAAATCGTCTTCGATGAGTACACTGGTGAAGATCTCAAGCGCAGCGAGGTCTACGCTGCCATTCAGAGCTACCTTAGCGCCAACTCCTCCATGCGGGCCAAGAGGCTCAAGGCGGACGTTGTCAAAGATAGCCACTCTGTGCTTCTTACCATGGACGACCATGAGGAAATTACTGATAATTTCAATGGGATTAAGGTCTGGTGGACTTCAATAAAGAATAAACCCAATAAACAATCTTTTTCTTTCTATCCTGAATTGGATGAGAGAAGATATTTCAAGCTTGCAGTCCATAGACGTTATAGAGAAATCATCGTCAAGTCTTATATAGATCATGTAATTAAAGAAGGAAAGGCTGTTGCTGTCAAGAATCGGCAAAGAAAACTCTACACCAATAATCCCAGTGATAATTGGTATGGATGGAAAGCTACCAAGTGGAGCCATGTGGTGTTTGAGCATCCTGCAAGTTTCGATACTTTGGCAATGGCAACAAAGGAGAAGGAAGAAATCATGAAAGATCTTGTCAAGTTCAGCAAGGGGAAAAGCTATTATGCTAAGATTGGGAAGGCATGGAAGCGTGGTTATCTCCTTTATGGTCCTCCAGGAACTGGGAAATCAACTATGATAGCTGCCATGGCTAATTTCTTGAACTATGATGTCTATGATCTTGAGTTGACCACAGTCAAGGACAATAGTGAGCTCAGGAAGCTATTGATTGACACGACAAGCAAGTCTATCATCGTTATTGAAGATATTGATTGCTCTCTGGATCTTACAGGTCAGAGAAAACCaaagaaggagaaagaggaagatAAAGATGGAGAAGGGAAAGATCCAATTtccaagaagaaaaaggaggaggaagCTGAAAACAAGAAAATCAGTAAGGTAACTTTATCTGGGCTTTTGAATTTTATTGATGGAATTTGGTCAGCTTGTGGAGGAGAAAAAATCATTGTGTTCACTACAAATTATGTGGAAAAGCTTGATCCTGCTTTGATCAGAAGGGGAAGGATGGATAAGCATATAGAAATGTCTTACTGTTGCTTTGAAGCATTTAAGGTTTTAGCTCAGAATTATCTGGATGTCGAATCCCATGAACTGTTTGCAAAGATTCGAAACTTGTTGGAGGAAACGAAGATGACACCAGCAGATGTTGCTGAGAATTTGATGCCAAAGTCAGAAGATGAAGACGAAGAGAGCTGTCTGAAAAAATTGATTGCTGCTCTAGAGGAGGCCAAGGAAGAGGAAGCAAGAAAGAAGTCTGAGGAAGAAGCAAAGTTGAAAGCGGagcaagagaaagagagagagaaagagaaagctactgaggaggaagaaaaggaaaaaggaaatggcaaactcaaagagaaCGGCTTCTGA